The Eurosta solidaginis isolate ZX-2024a chromosome 4, ASM4086904v1, whole genome shotgun sequence genome includes a window with the following:
- the ase gene encoding achaete-scute complex protein T8 yields MALSILSYNLPQGFKMNANTNNNNTSNLSTSPPTADENSSNSGGERTTINIGKSFNRITMQNVLSESHSNALNISNNNNVNTIVRKIKDIGMYGSVNNAGALNTAIAARKRTNSETPTLKTDASANENKSGKVKTLGKRVKLTSKDDAVREKPPKIQSNKNTATTSAKAAKTSTPGVKKPAGTPGRKGLPLQQAVARRNARERNRVKQVNNGFTALRERIPEEIAEAFEAQGNGRGTVKKLSKVETLRMAVEYIRSLERLLGFDFPIGSDRGLKLLQGGSSSDDSFTFIKDEFDALSPPLDDVTNFEDSLSQYDVDEYLNNTSDFANQSISQASVGVTDARAYEMDLLPSLTTINGLQYVRITGTNTYQLLTPDVLFMAANAPNSPPTSSLDEESFQALIDTNCISPVAAPAITTSPHISPASVASSISAAPATLQQQQRDLVSTNSGELVGECVNVTRSPSVQQSSPTLHTSLHQRQSQQQQQQKLSTRQPQTPTQGSSNLSPADNNTFLLQTCATTNADEIDGYKTEDRNEENVQNNERFVSLAATSTTLTLTMQPPSHAIKREFNDTLTDFARTNNKDATTPSPRKNLSAGALIFQQQLQERLLLSHASLATMSPPLERCSSAGTTPTTSMSTTTPTMLFVPNSSTTPTPTSNTPGLSSFYDGEQDNSYFENAAHISAFKREYNNALLQAAAQTAEHSNTLSALPDESIIEVMDWWEAHTPKSDGSGALM; encoded by the coding sequence ATGGCTCTTAGCATTCTCAGCTATAACCTGCCGCAAGGTTTCAAAATGAAcgccaacaccaacaacaacaataccagtAATCTCTCCACCAGCCCACCCACAGCCGATGAGAATTCATCGAATAGCGGCGGTGAACGTACAACCATCAATATTGGCAAGTCATTCAATCGCATAACAATGCAAAATGTATTGAGCGAAAGCCACAGCAATGCGCTAAACATCAGCAATAATAACAATGTGAATACGATTGTACGCAAAATCAAAGATATTGGCATGTATGGTAGCGTTAACAATGCTGGCGCGCTAAACACTGCAATTGCGGCGCGCAAGCGCACAAATAGCGAAACGCCCACGCTAAAGACAGACGCAAGTGCAAATGAAAATAAGAGTGGAAAAGTTAAAACGCTCGGTAAGCGCGTAAAATTGACAAGCAAAGACGACGCAGTGCGCGAAAAACCACCAAAAATACAGAGTAATAAAAacacagcaacaacatcagcaaaggCGGCAAAAACGAGCACGCCTGGCGTGAAAAAACCTGCTGGCACGCCTGGGCGCAAAGGTTTACCACTCCAACAGGCGGTGGCGCGTCGTAATGCGCGTGAACGCAATCGTGTGAAGCAAGTGAATAATGGTTTTACGGCGCTGCGTGAACGCATACCAGAAGAAATAGCAGAAGCTTTCGAAGCGCAAggcaatgggcgcggcaccgtgAAAAAGCTTAGTAAAGTCGAAACGCTACGCATGGCTGTAGAATATATACGCAGCTTAGAGCGTTTGCTTGGTTTCGATTTTCCAATTGGCAGCGATCGTGGTTTGAAATTGTTGCAAGGCGGTTCTTCAAGTGATGATAGTTTTACTTTTATCAAAGATGAATTTGATGCGCTGTCACCGCCACTCGATGATGTCACAAACTTTGAAGACTCGCTCAGTCAATATGATGTGGACGAATATTTGAATAATACAAGCGATTTTGCCAATCAATCGATCTCACAAGCTTCCGTTGGCGTAACTGATGCGCGCGCCTACGAAATGGATTTACTGCCAAGTCTCACCACAATCAATGGTCTACAGTATGTGCGCATAACGGGTACAAACACTTATCAGTTGCTTACGCCTGATGTACTCTTTATGGCAGCGAATGCACCAAACTCACCGCCAACCTCAAGTTTGGATGAAGAATCCTTTCAGGCTTTAATCGACACTAATTGCATAAGTCCTGTTGCAGCGCCTGCAATAACAACGTCGCCACATATTTCGCCAGCGTCTGTTGCATCATCAATTAGTGCTGCACCtgcaacattacaacaacaacagcgtgaTCTCGTGTCCACTAATAGTGGAGAATTGGTTGGTGAATGTGTAAATGTAACGCGCTCGCCTTCTGTACAACAATCATCCCCAACATTACATACATCATTACATCAGCGTCagtcgcaacaacaacaacagcaaaaattgtccACACGCCAGCCACAAACACCAACGCAAGGGTCTTCCAACTTATCACCTGCCGataataatacatttttattacagACGTGTGCCACCACGAACGCTGATGAAATTGATGGCTATAAGACGGAGGATCGTAATGAAGAAAATGTACAAAATAATGAACGTTTCGTGTCGTTAGCGGCAACCTCTACAACTTTAACGCTAACTATGCAGCCGCCATCACATGCGATTAAACGAGAATTCAATGACACTTTAACGGACTTTGCTCGCACCAACAACAAGGACGCAACAACACCTTCACCACGTAAGAATTTATCTGCGGGCGCATTGATATTCCAACAACAATTACAAGAACGTTTATTGCTTAGCCACGCGTCATTGGCGACAATGTCACCGCCTTTGGAACGTTGTAGCTCCGCAGGTACAACACCAACAACGAGCATGTCAACGACAACCCCAACGATGTTATTTGTACCGAATAGCTCAACAACCCCAACCCCAACATCAAATACACCTGGTCTGTCATCATTTTATGATGGGGAACAGGACAATTCTTATTTTGAAAACGCGGCGCATATTAGCGCATTCAAAAGGGAATATAACAACGCGCTGCTACAAGCGGCAGCTCAAACGGCGGAGCATAGCAACACATTGAGTGCGTTACCCGATGAGAGTATTATCGAAGTGATGGACTGGTGGGAGGCGCATACGCCGAAATCGGATGGTAGTGGCGCGCTGATGTAG